DNA from Bradyrhizobium diazoefficiens USDA 110:
CGCAGCCCGTCCATGGTATGTGGCCCGTCATCGACGCCAAATTGTGTAAGTGACATGACAGATCCTCCTGTTAATGGCGCTCGTTCACGCCGTCAGCCCGCTGCCACGCCCGCGCTGCCTGGTTACAAGCCTCAACAACCGCGACAGATATTCTTCAGCTTCGCCGCGGTTCGGGCCTCTTCCGCGACGAATGGATCCTTGTATGGGGCCCGAGATATGTCGATTTCCACGGCAATGGACTTCTTCACCTTCGGAGGAAACGCGGCGTCGTAACAGGCGAGCCGTCCGCTCGTGCTTTCGATCTCGCGGCAGGCAGATTCACCGGCGATAGCGCCTTGCGCGAATGCGCCGAGCGTCAATACGACAAGGAGCGTTTTCATCCAGATACCTTTCCGGGGCGGCGTTCACACGAGGCATTCTCTTGCGATGGACCCGGGCGCGCCATGTGACGAACCGCAGGCGTCACCTCATGCCTCGAACTGGTCGAACTCATCGGAGAGCAGAATCCGGCCTTGCGGTGTGCATATCCGCACGTCGAGATAGCCTTCCTGCAACAGCTCCCTCGCCTTCTTCAAAGCGGCAGCCGTTGTGGTGCGACCCAAGCTGACGTAGCCGCTTTGATCGCGCGCGCTCACCAGATATTGCAGTGGCGTCCTATCCACGCAGAAAAGCCGCCACAGCCACCAGAAGCAGCAGAAACATCGGGACGATCACCGGCGGCACGATCCAGTCGGCCAGACGAAATCGAGGCATGCACGCTCTTCCTCGTTCGGCGGGAGCGCTCGTGACCCTCAGTCACCGATGGAAGCCGTGGGAAGGGCGGTGATGACGCGACTCTACGCTTACGTCCCGCCAATAGCGAGCTTTATAACGGGGCGCGACATCAGCGAACGCGATTTCGACGGACCAACCATTTCAAATTGTCTGAAATGCCGAGGCAACAAGACGGCTGACGGCGCCGGATCCGAGATTGCTCCTGATTTCCTCGCCAAATCTGTCCGCGAGCGCCGCCTTCCTGAACCTCTCCGCAGCCTGTGCCGACCGACGCATACCGGGAGATTGCATTGTCCGGAACAAGCTCAGCGCCGCCAGGCATTATTCAGCTTGGTCGCGCTGCATTCTGATCGTCGAATGCGCACGACAGCATGATGCAAGGGTCTTGACTTGAGGCCTGATCCAATTAGCAACGGGCGGCAGTCTCCACGCCGGTTCCGCATTGATGATGACAATCTATTTCGATCTCGACGGCACCCTGACCAACCCGAAGCCTGGGATCACCCGCTCGATCCAATATGCACTTGAACGCTTGAACCTCGCGGTGCCGAGCGAGGACAAGCTGACCTGGTGCATCGGGCCTCCGCTGCATGCCAGCCTGAAAAAGCTGACGGGCACCGACGAGCTCGCCGACCGGGCGCTGCTGCTCTATCGTGAGCGCTTTGCCGATATCGGCCTGTTCGAAAACGAGGCCTATGCCGACATCACGGACACCTTGGCGACGCTGGCCGCGACAACACCGCGCATGTTCGTCGCCACCAGCAAGCCCGCGGTCTACGCCACGCGCATCGTCGATCATTTCGGCCTGAAGCCCTATTTCGAACGCGTGTTCGGCTCCGAGCTCGACGGCACGCGCGTCGACAAGCGCGACCTGCTCCGCTACGCCCTCGACGAGGCCAGGGTCGATCCCACCAGTGCGATCATGATCGGCGACCGCAGCCATGACGTGGTCGGCGCCCGGACCAACGGCATGACCGCGATCGGCGTGCTCTATGGCTATGGCAGCGAGGCCGAGCTGCGGGACGCCGGCGCGCATCACATCTGTGCCGCGCATCCGGACTTGCTCGGCCATTGCCTGGCGTAGGACGCCCATCCCGGTCCGCCATCACCGCAAGCCTTCGTCCTGAGCGAAGGCAGCGCTCGGCAATTCCAGATTGTCTTGGTTGGCAGCCTGCATCAGGCTGGCACGCATGAGGACTCACGCCACGACAAGCGGATCCGAGCTGTTGCGGGGCATGATCGCGATCCGGCTCGCGGCGCTGGTCGTGGTGGGCTGGAGCCTTGCGCTCCTGCCGCGGCAGGCGCGCACCGTTGAGCTCGCCTGCACGCCCTCTGTCGCAGCAGCAATCGAGACGCAGGCTTCAGTGCAAGCCGTCGGCCCGCGGGTCGTCGATGCCACGTTCGACGACATGCTTCGGCACGACTAGAGCGTTCCCGAGCAAGGCCGGTATGTGAGTGCGCGATAGGACAAGGCGCTCGCTTGCGCTAACTTCGCCGCCAAGGCCGCATCGATCAACCAGCGGCCAGCCGAGGAGCATATCGATGGAATACCGACGCTTGGGCCGGTCCGGCCTCATGGTGCCCGCTCTGAGTCTTGGAACCGGCACCTTCGGCGGCGTCGGCCGCCTCGCTGCATGGGGCACCACGGACGCGAGCGAAGCCCGCCGCCTTCTCGATATCTGTCTCGAGGCCGGCGTGTCGATGTTCGACACCGCCGACGTCTATTCGCTCGGCGAGTCCGAGCGCGTTCTCGGCGAAGCCATCAAGGGCCGCCGCGACAAGGTTTTGATCTCGACCAAGGCGACGTTCCGCTTCGGCGACGGGCCCAACGATATCGGCTCGTCACGGCAGCATCTGCTCGCGGCCATCGACGGCTCGCTCGCCCGGCTCGGCACCGACTACATCGACCTGTTCCAGCTCCATGGCTTCGACGCCTTCACCCCGCCTGAAGAGGTGCTCGCCACCCTCGACGTGCTCGTGCGCGCCGGCAAGATCCGCTATGTCGGCGTTTCGAACTTTTCAGGCTGGCACCTGATGAAGTCGCTCTCCATCGCCGACAAGCATGGCTTCCCGCGCTACGTCGCCAATCAGACCTACTATTCATTGATCGGCCGCGACTATGAGTGGGAGCTGATGCCGCTCGGCCTCGACCAGGGGATCGGCGCCGTGGTCTGGTCGCCGCTCGGATGGGGACGCCTCACCGGAAAGATCCGCCGGGGGCAGCCGAAGCCCGAGGTCAGCCGCCTGCCCAAGACTGCCGATTTCGGCCCGCCCGTGCCGGACGAGCACGTCTATCGTGTGGTCGACGCGATCGACGAGGTAGCCAGGGAGACGGGAAAGAGCGTCTCGCAGATTGCGCTGAACTGGCTGCTCCAGCGTCCGACGGTCTCGACGCTGATCATCGGCGCGCGCAACGAGACGCAGCTGCGCGAAAATCTCGGCGCGGTCGGCTGGTCGTTGACCAAGGACCAGATCGCAAAGCTCGATGCCGCGAGCAAGGTGACGCTGCCCTATCCCTACTGGCACCAGCGCACGACCTTCACCGACCGCAATCCGCCGGCGGTGTAGCGCGCCCGGGCTTGAGCTGCATCAAGCCCGCTCGCGTCGGCCGTGGCATCGTACGGTCCTCGCGAGGCTTCCGATGCGCCGATTTGCCATGAAGGCCCTGTTTACGGCCCTCACTTTCAGAAAGGGTGAGAGAGAGAGGATCGATTGGGATCGCCGCATTCTGATCTTCTCGACAGTGGTAACGATCGTTTTGATCGCACTCTACGTCTGGGGCAAGGCAAACTCGCGCTGAGAATGACGGGGAATGCTCGATGAAGAGGTTCGTGCCGGTCCTGCTGGCCGTTGTCGTGCTATGGAGCACCGGCAGTCAAGCCATGGACTTCG
Protein-coding regions in this window:
- a CDS encoding HAD family hydrolase — its product is MMTIYFDLDGTLTNPKPGITRSIQYALERLNLAVPSEDKLTWCIGPPLHASLKKLTGTDELADRALLLYRERFADIGLFENEAYADITDTLATLAATTPRMFVATSKPAVYATRIVDHFGLKPYFERVFGSELDGTRVDKRDLLRYALDEARVDPTSAIMIGDRSHDVVGARTNGMTAIGVLYGYGSEAELRDAGAHHICAAHPDLLGHCLA
- a CDS encoding aldo/keto reductase, with translation MEYRRLGRSGLMVPALSLGTGTFGGVGRLAAWGTTDASEARRLLDICLEAGVSMFDTADVYSLGESERVLGEAIKGRRDKVLISTKATFRFGDGPNDIGSSRQHLLAAIDGSLARLGTDYIDLFQLHGFDAFTPPEEVLATLDVLVRAGKIRYVGVSNFSGWHLMKSLSIADKHGFPRYVANQTYYSLIGRDYEWELMPLGLDQGIGAVVWSPLGWGRLTGKIRRGQPKPEVSRLPKTADFGPPVPDEHVYRVVDAIDEVARETGKSVSQIALNWLLQRPTVSTLIIGARNETQLRENLGAVGWSLTKDQIAKLDAASKVTLPYPYWHQRTTFTDRNPPAV